The Lycium barbarum isolate Lr01 chromosome 10, ASM1917538v2, whole genome shotgun sequence genome includes a region encoding these proteins:
- the LOC132613071 gene encoding uncharacterized protein LOC132613071, with product MEGIVQPHNDALVISVLVNKFKIKRVLIDPRSSANIIRRRVIEQLGLLNQIMPAIRVLNGFNMACETTKGEITLPINMAGTMQQTKFYVIEGDIGYNALLGRPWIHLIKAVPSTMHQALKFPTSEGIKTVHGEQQAAKNMFAVEESVTTAMIPEWINGESAK from the coding sequence ATGGAAGGCATCGTTCAGCCTCATAATGATGCACTGGTAATATCTGTCCTTGTcaataaatttaaaattaaacGTGTGCTGATTGATCCACgtagctcggctaatatcatccGACGGAGAGTCATCGAGCAGCTGGGACTACTAAATCAGATCATGCCAGCAATACGAGTCCTTAACGGATTCAACATGGCCTGCGAAACGACGAAGGGCGAAATCACCTTACCAATCAACATGGCCGGAACTATGCAGCAGACCaaattttatgtgatagaggGAGACATAGGATACAATGCATTATTGGGAAGACCATGGATTCACCTCATAAAAGCGGTCCCCTCAACTATGCATCAAGCGTTGAAATTCCCGACCTCAGAAGGGATCAAAACTGTTCATGGTGAGCAACAGGCCGCAAAGAACATGTTCGCGGTCGAAGAATCTGTTACGACGGCAATGATACCGGAATGGATCAACGGGGAAAGTGCCAAATAG